Below is a window of Paenibacillus bovis DNA.
ACTGGATAATTATATGAATTACTGTCGCCAGTATCATATTCATTTTGATATCAATACCGCCTTTGAGATCTATGTGGATTCACCACAGAATATGCAGGCGGCGGCCCAGGAGATGTATGCCAAATTCCAGAGCTTCGAGCTACAACCGCAGCTGTTGCCGGCATGGACCGAACTTTCGGCACCTGTGCTGAAACTAAGCGCATTTGCGGCAGCAGAGCAGCTGGATAAAGCTTATGCACAGTGGAATCTCTGGACGCCCGAATTCAATATTTTGCGGAGCGGGGAATTTTTTATAGATCTGATGCATCCGGATGCTTCCAAAGGAGGCGCACTAAAGGCGCTGGCCGAGAGTCGCGGCATAGCACCGACAGAGATTATGGCTATAGGCAACTACTATAATGATCTGTCAATGATGCAATATGCCGGTCTGGGTATTGCAGTAGATAATTCACCGCTGGAAGTCAAAGCGGCTGCCGATGAAATTACACGTTCCAATGATGACGATGGCGTCTATCATATGCTTAAAAAGTATGCCGGAGTAACCTGCTGATCTAACGGACAGGATCAAAAAGGCGGATGATATACTTTGGCCAGCCCATCGTCTACTGGCGTAGAATCATAACCTTCTAGCGCTAGAAGCATAATCTTATAGTGATAAGACAGCAAACCGCTCATGAATTTGAGCGGTTTTATGATGTTGGTCTGTTCCGATACATGATACAATCTTGTAGTATAGAGTCAGACTTGATGATCAGCATGTATATGTTGATATAATGAAATGACGAATAAGGGAAAGGAGGAATATTTTTGAGATTGCTGCAGGCCCTGTTTTTTCCTCCTGAACAACCGGGAGGCGTCTCATCCATGATCCCCTATCTGCAGGAGCGTTTTAGCTCTGCGCGCTGGGAGATGGAGATTTTCTCTTTACCCAAGCGGATACGCAACAAAGGCAAGGATGACGTCGTTTTTGAGACGTTTGACTGGACACTGTACGGTGCAAGCCCTGTAGTCCAGAAATATATCCAGACTTACCGTGATTATCGCTGGTGGGCGCGTCTGCGACTGACCAAGCCCTATGATCTGATTCATTCCCATCATCCGCTGGTTGGACTGGTTATGCGGGAAGTATTCCCGGAGACACCGATTGTACAGACGGTACACTCCAGTTATGAACGCGAGCTGTTGTTAAACGGCAAGATTGCCGAAGGCAGTATGGAGCAGCAATTTCTGACTTCATTGTATCGGGAGCTGGAGCACCGGACAGATCGTCTGATGACCGTATCACATTCGTTTCGTACCTACATGTCTGCCTATGTAGACCAACCCGAGCGGATTGAGGTGCTGCCGAACGGATTCGATGAAAAACGCTTTAAGCCTGTGCCGCACGAAAATGAAGTGCCGCAGTTGATGACCGTCTGTCGTCTCGTGCCTGCCAAAGGACTGGATACCCTGCTCAAAGCCTGTGCGATTCTCAAGCAGCGTGGTCATAATTATGTACTTCATATTATCGGAGACGGACCAAGTCGTACCGAGCTGGAGCAGATGGCCCAGCAGCTGGGTATTTACGAAGATACCATTTTCTACGGATATACCCTGCATCCTGAGGAATTTATGCCGTTTTTCGATATTTTCGTACTACCTTCCCGCGCGGAAGCGTTTGGTTCCGTATTTGCCGAAGCTGCGCTCTGCTGGCTGGCACTGGTCGGAACGGATGTAGGCGGCATTGCCGAACAGATCGAAGATGGGGTTAATGGCCTGCTGGTACCACCTGATCAAGAACAGCTGTTGGCTGATGCGCTGGAGAAAGTGATCAATGATCCTTCGTATCGTTACGAGCTGGCCCGTACGGGCTGGGAAAAAGCCAAAAACCAGTATTCCCTTACCCATGTGGTCAATGAACTCAAAAGGCTGTATCTGGAGTATCTGACAGAGAATCCGTTTCATTCGGTATCGGATCTGACCATGCAGCCGTCGGATAGCGATTGAGCGTAGAGGTAAGAGTAAGAGTAAGAGTAAGAGTAAGAGTAAGAGTATCGGGAACAAAATGATAATTTTGACCATTTTGCAAATTCTGCTTCTCACAGGATAGGGTAGGATCAAATCCATACTACAGATTGTCAATGCGCATGATATAATCGGCTGTATGCGCAAGGCGAGGGCAGCCCAGGGCGACAACAGGAACATCGCACCAAACCGGCTGTCCAGTCTATAAATAGTCAATAATGATAACGGAATACTGAGGCAGCACAAGCCATCAGAATACCAGTGATGGAGGACAACTAATGGAAGAACTCAAACAACGAATTTTGGCAGAAGCTACTGTACTATCCCATGATGTACTAAAGCTGGATGCATTGCTGAATCAGCAGGTCGATCCGCAGCTTACGATGCGCATGGGGCAGGAATTTGCAGAATTATACCGCTCCGAGCAGATTACCCGTG
It encodes the following:
- a CDS encoding Cof-type HAD-IIB family hydrolase, translated to MNYRLIALDMDGTLLDSNHEISPRTAAALQEVAAQGTEIVFCTGRTPVNSIPYMEQLGLHEEGYVIVHNGAATVHTGTREVIHQFPLDTAALDNYMNYCRQYHIHFDINTAFEIYVDSPQNMQAAAQEMYAKFQSFELQPQLLPAWTELSAPVLKLSAFAAAEQLDKAYAQWNLWTPEFNILRSGEFFIDLMHPDASKGGALKALAESRGIAPTEIMAIGNYYNDLSMMQYAGLGIAVDNSPLEVKAAADEITRSNDDDGVYHMLKKYAGVTC
- a CDS encoding glycosyltransferase family 4 protein gives rise to the protein MRLLQALFFPPEQPGGVSSMIPYLQERFSSARWEMEIFSLPKRIRNKGKDDVVFETFDWTLYGASPVVQKYIQTYRDYRWWARLRLTKPYDLIHSHHPLVGLVMREVFPETPIVQTVHSSYERELLLNGKIAEGSMEQQFLTSLYRELEHRTDRLMTVSHSFRTYMSAYVDQPERIEVLPNGFDEKRFKPVPHENEVPQLMTVCRLVPAKGLDTLLKACAILKQRGHNYVLHIIGDGPSRTELEQMAQQLGIYEDTIFYGYTLHPEEFMPFFDIFVLPSRAEAFGSVFAEAALCWLALVGTDVGGIAEQIEDGVNGLLVPPDQEQLLADALEKVINDPSYRYELARTGWEKAKNQYSLTHVVNELKRLYLEYLTENPFHSVSDLTMQPSDSD